Genomic segment of Methanobrevibacter sp.:
CAAGCTTATCACTTGTTACATAAAGTAGTTCTTAAAACTGATGCTTTAAGCTCTTTATCTTTGGGAAGAGATACTGCAATGATTACATTTGTAAGTCCTGATATAATTGATACTCCTGGAATTATTTCAGATATTACAGAACCACTTAGAAAAAATGAAATCAATATAGTCGAAATTATATCATCACAAACAGCTATTGTATTGTTTGTTAACTGGGAAGATGGTGATAAAGCACGAGAATTAATTAATGAGGTTTTAGAATGAAATTTGAAGGAACTTATGTTGCAATGGTAACTCCATTCACACAAGATAGGGAAATTGATGAAGAGGGATTTAGATCAAATATTAATTATTTAATTGAAAAAGGAGTGGCAGGTTTAGTAGGTGCGGGCACAACCGGTGAATCTGCAACCGTTAGTCACGAAGAACATCAAAGAATCATTGATATTTTAGTTGATGAAGTTGATGGTAGAGTTGAAACTGTTGCAGGAACCGGAAGTAACGCAACTTCAGAAGCTCTTTCTTTAACTCAATACGCTTATGATGCTGGGGCAGACTCCGCATTATTAATTACTCCATACTATAATAAACCTCAACAGCATGGTATGGTTGAACATTATAGAACTATAGCTGAAGCAGTGGATTTGCCACTGATTGCTTATAATGTTCCATCACGTACCGGAATTAATATGGATGTTGACACTATTGTTGAATTAGCTAAAATTGATGGTGTTGACGCAGTAAAAGAAGCTAGTGGAAGTGTGGATAAAGTATCTGACATTTACAGGGCACTTACTCATGAAGGTCTTGAAGATGACTTCAATATTCTTTCTGGTGAAGATTCATTAACTTTACCTCTTATGGCAGTAGGTGCAACCGGTGTGATTTCTGCATCAGCTAATATTGATGCAAGAAGAATGGTTTTAATGGTGGACAGCATTTTGAATGATGATTATACCCGAGCAATGGAACTTCATTATGAGATGCTTGAATTAATCAGAGCGTTATTCATTGAAAGTAATCCTGTACCAGTGAAAACTGCAATGAACATTATGGGACTTCCATCCGGACCGTTAAGACAACCTTTAGCTGAAATGAAAGAAGAAAATGTTGAAATACTTAAAAAAGCATTGAAAGATTCAGATTTAATTTAAGTTGGTAATAATATGATTAAAGTAGCAGTAACTGGAGCTGCAGGAAGAATGGGCTCCGGAATTATTAGAAAAATCACAGAACAAGATGATATGGAAGTTGTTGCAGCTATTGAAATGCCAAATACTCCTCTTGCAGGTAAAGATGCAGGTATTCAGGCTGGTATTGATGAACTTGGTGTTGCAATCACAGGTTCTGAAAATTTAGAAGAAACTCTTAAAGAATCAAAACCTGATGTATTGGTCGATTTTACAATTGCACCTGCTGCAGTTGAAACAATTAAAACAGCAACTTCATGCGGTGTTGGGGTAGTTGTTGGAACTACTGGATTTAGCGAAGAACAAATGGAATCAAACATTAAAAATGTTAAAGAAAATAATGTTCCTGCTGTAATTTCTTCAAACATGGCAATTGGAGTAAATGTATTTTTCAATACTTTAAAAAAGTTAGCTCCATTATTATATGATTTTGACATTGAAATTATTGAAGCACATCACAATCAGAAAAAAGATGCTCCATCAGGAACTGCTATGACTGCTTTTGAAGTAATAGCTAAAGAATTGGATCGTGACCCTGAAGAAGTTGGCGTTTATGGAAGACAAGGTTTAGTTGGAAAAAGAACTGCTGAAGAAATAGGTGTTCATGCGATACGTGGTGGAGATATTGTCGGAGACCATACTGTGATGTTTGTAGGTGATGGTGAAAGAATTGAGCTCAAACACCAAGCACACACAAGAGAAGTATTTATAGCTGGTGTAATCAGAGCTATCAGATACATCCCAAATGCTGAAAAAGGAATTGTTAGTAGCATGAATGATGTTTTAGGATTAGAATAGGTGTTTAATATGGTTAATGTGGGAGTATTAGGCGCAACCGGAATGGTTGGTC
This window contains:
- the dapA gene encoding 4-hydroxy-tetrahydrodipicolinate synthase, whose translation is MKFEGTYVAMVTPFTQDREIDEEGFRSNINYLIEKGVAGLVGAGTTGESATVSHEEHQRIIDILVDEVDGRVETVAGTGSNATSEALSLTQYAYDAGADSALLITPYYNKPQQHGMVEHYRTIAEAVDLPLIAYNVPSRTGINMDVDTIVELAKIDGVDAVKEASGSVDKVSDIYRALTHEGLEDDFNILSGEDSLTLPLMAVGATGVISASANIDARRMVLMVDSILNDDYTRAMELHYEMLELIRALFIESNPVPVKTAMNIMGLPSGPLRQPLAEMKEENVEILKKALKDSDLI
- the dapB gene encoding 4-hydroxy-tetrahydrodipicolinate reductase; its protein translation is MIKVAVTGAAGRMGSGIIRKITEQDDMEVVAAIEMPNTPLAGKDAGIQAGIDELGVAITGSENLEETLKESKPDVLVDFTIAPAAVETIKTATSCGVGVVVGTTGFSEEQMESNIKNVKENNVPAVISSNMAIGVNVFFNTLKKLAPLLYDFDIEIIEAHHNQKKDAPSGTAMTAFEVIAKELDRDPEEVGVYGRQGLVGKRTAEEIGVHAIRGGDIVGDHTVMFVGDGERIELKHQAHTREVFIAGVIRAIRYIPNAEKGIVSSMNDVLGLE